A stretch of DNA from Bacillota bacterium:
CGCACGCGGTTTGGGCGTGAAATCTATGCGCTCGGCGGCAACGAGGAAGCCGCGCGTCTATCTGGAGTGCCGATAGTGCGTTTGAAGTACCTGGTGTACGCGCTGGGCGGTCTGATGGCTGGGCTGGCAGGGGTGATTTTCACGGCGTACTACGGCACAGGGCAGTCCACCGCCGCGATGGGCTGGGAGCTGGACGCTATCGCCTCCGTGGTCATCGGTGGGGGCAGCCTTTCCGGCGGGCGCGGCTCCGTCTGGGGAACCTGTATCGGCGCGCTCATCTTTCAGGTGTTGCGTAGCGGTCTAGCGATGGTGGGCGCATCGGACTATAACCAGCTCATCATCGGGGCGGTAGTGATTGCGGTTGTCGCCTTTGACCAGGTAACCCGAAAGGGGCGCGGGTGACCTCGTGCGGCTACGCTGCCTCAGCCAGCTCCTGCCTGTTCAACCATTTGGATAGCATCTCCGCCAGCCTGTTGCGCTGCACTGGTTTGCTCAGGTAGTCGTCCATACCGGCTTCCAGACAGGCGCGGCGGTCGCTCTCCATCGAGTGAGCGGTCATCGCGACGATGATGCGGTGTTCCCCGGTCGAGTACTCTGCCTCGCGGATGCGTCTGGTGGCTTCGTAACCATCCATCTCTGGCATCTGCACGTCCATCAGGATCATATCGTATCGGTTCTGCAGTGCCTTCTTCACCACTTCCTCGCCGTTGACCGCCACATCCACTGTGCAACCGAGGCTCTGCAGCATCTTCACCGCGACCAGGCGGTTCACCTCATTGTCTTCCGCCAGCAGGATGCGGCAGGAGGTGAACCCGAGAGGCGCAGTTGGTCGCGTTTCTGCTGGAGGATACACCTCTTCTGCCAGAGGCAGGGACAGGTCAATCCAGAAAGTGCTGCCTTTGCCCGGCTCGCTCTGCACGCCGATTTGACCGCCCATCATCTCTACCAGCTTCTTGCTGATAGCCAGGCCTAAACCGGTGCCGCCGTAGCGACGGGTGATGGAGCCATCCGCCTGGGTGAACTCTTCAAAAATACGAGGCAGGCTCTCGGGTGGAATGCCAATACCGGTATCGCTCACGCGGATGCGCAGTCTGGCGGTGTGCTCGCCGTCGCGGACTGTCTCTCCCAGATACTCGAGACCGATGGTGATGCTACCGTGCTCAGTGAACTTCAGTGCATTGTTGACCAGATTGTTGACAATCTGACGGATTCGCAGTTCGTCACCGATGACCGCAGGAGGCACATCCGGTGCGACGTCTGTATACAGCCCCAACCCTTTGTTGCGGGCGGGTGGAGCGAACAGCGCGGCAACCTCTCTCACCATCTGGGCGGGGTCGAACGGTTCGGGATTCAACGTCATGCGCCCGGATTCGATCTTGGAGAGGTCCAGGATGTCATTGATAATCCCCATCAAAGTATTTGCACTGCCGCGAACCAGGCTCAGGTACTCGCTCTGCTGGGCGTCTAATGAAGTATCCGCCAGCATGTCCAGTAGTCCGATGATGCCGTTCATCGGGGTACGAATCTCGTGGCTCATGTTGGCGAGGAACTCGGATTTGGCGCGGCTTGCCGACTCGGCTATCTCCGCCATGCGAGTGGCTTCCGCGAGTGCATCTTGCAGCTGCCGATTCATCTCCGCCAGCGATTCTATCATTCTCGCGCGCTCGATGGCGATTCCGGCGATATGGGCAATGACCTCCGCCAGCTGCTGCTCGCCTTCGGAGGGATAATGCTTGAAAGGATAGTACGCGGCAAATACCGCCAGCACCTGTCCCGTGCTGGAACGTATCGGTAGCGAGTACGAGGCGGCGATGCCCTGTTCCTGAGCGATATGCCGAAAACTGTACCACAAGGGGCTTAGGCTGGTGTCGGGCACAATAACCGCCTCGTTACGGAAAGCGGTGGCGCCGCAGGCAGAAGTGGTATTGCCCACAGGAAGATTGTCCATCAGGCTTCGCAATCTCGCATCGATGTTGGGCGCGGCAAGCAGATTCAATTTATCGCCAGCAACTGTAAACACAGCACAGCGCACACCCACGACCATCGTTTCAAACTGCTCACACAACGAATCCATCAGTTGTGTTAGCGGAACGTCGCTGGCAATCTGTTCCAGCACGTTCATCTCGAACTCCAGCAACCCGGCGCGCGTGGTCACCCACTGGTTGTATTCGGATTGGCGCCGCGAGTAGAAGACGACGGTTCCTAGCCCGGTGGAGAGGATGAGAGCGATGATGAATATCGCGGATGCTGCCAGGCGCAACCCGGCGAGCCGCTCCGTTAATCGGTTTACGGGCATCTGGGTAACTACTACCATCGGAACCGGAGTAGGGAGGGAGGCGTATGCCGAGAGATAACCGTTGCGAGATGCTTTACTGCCCAGTTGTTCTGCTACCGTGAGCCGGAAACGCAAAGCATTCATCAGGCTTGGTGAAGCCGATGTTACCTCTCCTCTCGAGGAGGAGCTTGC
This window harbors:
- a CDS encoding response regulator, with the protein product MNERMNTGSSRAAVVLGIVSAVLTFAVTLLGGSAIYIHAQNLVVQEARDDLLFTARLAVNALTTGAKVSSSPQEAVPAEWRAELARLHHLTGGVHQIHIYALRNDSPRLLFSTASSSSRGEVTSASPSLMNALRFRLTVAEQLGSKASRNGYLSAYASLPTPVPMVVVTQMPVNRLTERLAGLRLAASAIFIIALILSTGLGTVVFYSRRQSEYNQWVTTRAGLLEFEMNVLEQIASDVPLTQLMDSLCEQFETMVVGVRCAVFTVAGDKLNLLAAPNIDARLRSLMDNLPVGNTTSACGATAFRNEAVIVPDTSLSPLWYSFRHIAQEQGIAASYSLPIRSSTGQVLAVFAAYYPFKHYPSEGEQQLAEVIAHIAGIAIERARMIESLAEMNRQLQDALAEATRMAEIAESASRAKSEFLANMSHEIRTPMNGIIGLLDMLADTSLDAQQSEYLSLVRGSANTLMGIINDILDLSKIESGRMTLNPEPFDPAQMVREVAALFAPPARNKGLGLYTDVAPDVPPAVIGDELRIRQIVNNLVNNALKFTEHGSITIGLEYLGETVRDGEHTARLRIRVSDTGIGIPPESLPRIFEEFTQADGSITRRYGGTGLGLAISKKLVEMMGGQIGVQSEPGKGSTFWIDLSLPLAEEVYPPAETRPTAPLGFTSCRILLAEDNEVNRLVAVKMLQSLGCTVDVAVNGEEVVKKALQNRYDMILMDVQMPEMDGYEATRRIREAEYSTGEHRIIVAMTAHSMESDRRACLEAGMDDYLSKPVQRNRLAEMLSKWLNRQELAEAA